CGATTACTGGAAGAGGATTGTCGCCCGTGTCAACCCCATCATCGGCGCCAACCTCATGCACCACCAGATTTAAGGGCACTGGACCCGAGTGGCCCAAGAGGTGCGGCTGTGGGAgagtatttgggtggagacgcgcagtcggtggccttccggccattctgacgatatgctccgggacaaggcccaaacTCTTTTCAAAAGTCGGAGCGCAACTAACGCCTCCTTCAACTACTGGAACGCGTGGAAAATTCTCCGACACAAtcacaagttcaagtcgatgtacctcgagggagacgtgcattcctccaagaggacaaagactacagaGGAGGGCgtcttcaccacctcggcgtcgggcgaggagatctcgtctGCCCGGCCGATTGGGAACAAGGCGGCGGCGAGGGCGGTGAaagcgaaggggaaggggaaggcggcaagctccgagcaaccatcggagtacaaagaggcattggagcggcccgaccagaacttgaaaaaaatcaccgccgagtatgccaaaaagaacgagctcaaggacagggagctcgatatgcaactCCTCAGTCTGGATACGACGCATATGAGCGATGCACAAAGGATGGCCCACGAGCACATGGTCTAAGAAATGCTCAAGCGTTGTGGACTtatctagactaggattttaattatgttttttttatgtaatttttagattttttattttaatggaattttaattattagtaaaatgtgttatttaaatttgagctattaaatttaagtgaaaagcataaaaatcaaaattaaagctatcatgtaacctcAATGCAGCTTCTTTACAACATGTGGTTCCCCCCAtcataaagtaagctatcatgtaacaccaatgcggatgctcttatacccattttattttcttattatttgttTAGTATGAAAAAAATGTGTTgtatcataaaaatataaatgattggagcttgatttttattttggaaTATTCAGTATGAAGTGATCTTAATTGACGCGGCTTCAAATGAGCAATAATTCGATTTATGTGAATCATATATGCGCATTAAAAAGATTTATGCGCACCACACGATTAATGTGCATATTTAATGCAagaatttaatatatttaatgtgGGAATTTGGTAAATTCTTGGACATTTATGCACAATTTATGTCAAATTCTTGGACTGAATTTGATGCATAAAAGCAGAGATTCATGTATAAAATTTGGGATTCACGCAAAAAATGAATTCATGCATAAAAGCAGGGATTTACACTAAAAATGTTCAAAAATTCATAGATTCACACAAAAATTCGGtaaaattgataaaatggaTTCGCGCAAAAATAGGATGAACAATAGCAGCTCCTACAAACTTCGTCCTCTATTTCGGCACTCCAACTGCAATCTCAAAAGAAAGAAGCTGCACACAAAAAGTGGAAGATGGAATATAACAGATGAATCATATACTAAGGCTTGAAATACTTTTCTCCTACGACTAATGGGCATCGCTGGCAGCATAGAAGGCACCGATtttgatgaagaagaaaggtcACAAAAATGCAAAAGTCCACAATACAAATGATGGGAAGTCTTTCCAGTAATAGATGTTTGACCAAGCATAGCAAAAGTCTACAAGCCTAAGCTTACTATGCAGATACTAATGTTCTCATGAAAAAAGAATTGCTTAGGTGCATGAAGTGACAAAATAAGGTTGCAGATATAGAATAAGAAAACAAATGGAAACACTTAGTTTTGttgaaaattaaagaaaaaaatcgaATCTAGTTGATGGGGAAAATAGTAAACAGCGTGAAATCGGTGGAATCCCTATTTGAGAAAACCGAATGAGTGACTGATAATTTCTTTAATACTTTCTTTGTATTTGCTTACAATAGGACTTAGTCCAAAAGTGACCAAGGCCTCAAAAAACACTGATAAGCAAACTACTTATCATCCAAAAGAAGGTTGTCACGAGTGACCCAAACTAACAAGCTCAACAACCAAACGAGCACCAACTTAGGAATGATCCACACGTGACAACCCCaaaggaaaaaacaaaaagagctaaacataaaacacaaaaccaACCTACACatatctaagtttaaaattagGATATCCCAATTGATCCATTCTaacaagttttaaaaaaatacctaAGAACATTGGAAGCATCGAACGAAGAAATCACTGAAACATCATGTCCATAGAGAGCCATAAAGTCTGCTGGGCAGTTGCCCTCTTGATGAATGTGAGTGAATCGCACCTGTATACCACGCAGGATAAGCCGAATCCTGGTAACTGTGTGTCTTGTCGGGGCTAAACCATGCGTACCTGAATGGAGTAATGAAACTACAACTGCAGCATCCAACTCGGCCTAGACATGTATGGAGAAAGTGGCCGCGATATGAAGTCCATGAAAGAAGGCCTGAAGCTGTGCATCAAAACTGAAAGATGCTTGAAATGCAAAAAGTTGCCGGGATGGCACCTCTTGAGTCTCTGACCAACCCCTCTCCCCCTCCCTCtcgagatatatatattgaaaccTTAAAAATCCTTTGTCAGACATAGTCATCCGCAATGACACGGTTACTGTGAAGATCACATTGCGTCTTTGGCAATCGAGTAATCCTTTTGAATGTTGTATAGTGCCCCTCCAGAAAAGCCACTCGTTTCCCTACATCCACGAAGCGTAAGGCTCGCCTGAGTTCTTGGTTGATGGATCCCATGGCAGTTAGTAGTGCATGGGTGTGATTTGTGAGGCGGTGTCGGATAGCAGTCTTATTCGTTCGTGATGATACGCCGGAACAATAAATAGTCTATCTCGGCAATCTATTTTGGTAATAGAAAAATCAACTTTGTGAAGGAATATTGGAGAATTTCATGGCTACAGTAAGTCAGAAGAGTAAAAGGTTGTTGGTGTTTTTTGTGTTCACCAACCAGTCCTTATATAGAGAATTATATGCAAGGAATTTGGCGGTTAGCAATAAATTACCTGCAATGGTAATAAATTTCTATTGGTTCTTTCATCACAAAGAGTATAAGGCTCACATTAATTAATTCACACGGTTGTAAGTCAGTTAACATATAATGACATTGTGTGTTTATTGAGTATAGAATATGAAGACCAAGTGACAATTTGTATATTTATGTACATTTATTGCTTCGAATGGCCACTCATTTGCATAATTACCTTTTACCCTCTAAAAGGTGATGATTACAGTTTctgaataattaaattataaattatattgaaaAACATGAAAGGCATGAACCATGAGTTGTTACATGAATCACCATAATCCCCAAGACatctaaaaataaatgaaaataacaactaacaaatatttttcataagaaCATCTAGTCCTACCAAACAGGGTATTAATAACTAAAAACTAGAGACTACAAAAAACTAATACATTAGGAATGACTTTTGATGAGTTTAGACGAGTTAAAATAGCTGAGgctagaaaaaaataaaaaatagaaggTTGTTAATAACCAACTCCACATACCACTTCAAGGCATTCATACGAACAAAAAAATTGATGTCATAATTTACAACAGACCACACCAAACTATACAAGAACGAGAGCCATGAACAAACAAGCAACTTGTATTTCAATGTCACCCCTAAAGCACATGGGGATATGTGGTGCTTTTCTAGACTGATGTTCACCATGTGCTCTATTGACTGGGGATGTAGTAGATTGATGTTTTTGAGTTATAGTGTATGTCTGCCCGACGAGAAACAGTGGCATCTGCCCTGATGCAACTTCTCGCTGATGATATTCGTCATATCATATGAATGCCTTTTGAGGTTTGAGGTTCAAGGAACACTTGTATTAATACCTCCCCAAATGCGTTGCATCCTTGCCAACACATTTAGCGGCATTCAATCATTCCCATATCGACAATGAGGATATAGCTTTCGAAGCATCGTCTTACGAATCCATAGCCTACATGGCAGGATATAAACAACATAGCAATTGTAAGTTCACAAGAGACCAAACAATTTGTAGGGTGAATCAAAATATCACTAACCTTAAACATTACTTATATATTGTTGCCACATGCCCTGTGCTAGTGCATCTCTCTTCGCATTCCACTTCGGGGATGACTCCACTCCGTCAACCTagtcttcgtgttctcgttctATATCATCATCCTCATTTAATAGAGAGTCATATTGTTGTTATATGGTATCAATAACCATTTCAGATCGAATAAAATTGTTAATTACGAAACATGCCATTATGAGCCTATTCTGAATTTTCACTGGGTAGTACGTAGTGCTCAGGAGTATTCCCCATCTCATCTTCATAATGTCGAAGGCACGCTTAATGGCACGTGTGTTTGAGGTTAAACAACTCTTCTGCATTTTTTGGCCTAGCGGTCGTAGGCCCCCATTCTTTTAGATATCTAACTTCTTTATAATGAGTGAAAAATCCTTCACTATTTGCGTAATCATTATCACACAACTAGTAGTTTCATTAATATGTGAACTCTCTTAATAAATCCATTATGTGAAGGATTGTGTAAAGTACTTGATACTATCAAAAAATGATGCAAGCTCTACTTATGATCTAGGACCTTTAACGAATGCTTTTGGCTATTTGGTATGATTATTAGCACAATTTTTTGCTTGGTTTATACATAAGCAACAAATTATCCTTTTGGAATTGTTGTTTATCGTATAAACTCATCAACTATATAAATAGATGTTTTTTGTATGGATGTCTTAGCTTTTCAACACATAAGATACAAGATAAGAAAAAGATTGTGTGTGCATGTTCTAaaaaaaagtgtcatacttCTAGTAGatataaaaaatgacaaaaatgttATACTTTTCGTGAACGAAGGGAATATTTGATTGATTCTATtaaatcttaataaatataacttcGATAGATACCATATTTAATTTTagcataaattaataaattattcgtATTACCTAttaaaagattatatatatttatataatacaTAAAATCAACTACAACTTTctcaaaaacaataattataattattcaatccatttgaaaaattttattttaaaaaaataatttccaTTTTAGGGAAAGTTGGATGGGGAGATATGTCACACATTTAGATCTAAATTCAAACAAATCTCACCATTTTAATAATCACAAGAGCTTATATTTCTATTTTGATTCTATGATTTGTTTGGAGGGCCTATCTATCGATGAGTGAATTTATCTGTCACGTCCACTGCAAGAATCAACAATATTCCCCACCCAATTCTTACgtggaatttattttaataataaattgatGTTATTGGATATAGTTAATGGGAAAACTAATGAATTTGTTTAAATTGATAAATAGGGATCCAATGGTATTGATCATAGAATCAAAGGGGCCTAATAAAGTGAAAAAGTTGTAGGACTGTAACGAAACAATATATCAAAGTACAAGGATCTCTAAATACAAACATAATAGAGAACTATATTAGGAAAGGTAAGTGCATGGCCTCTTAATGCATCATACCTAATTACCTATAAACTAAATTTTCACAATTAATTAGCAAATCATCAGAGCTTGATATAACATTAACTGCAAATTAACCATCCATCGTTATGCCAACAAGGGACGAGAAATCTTTTCTAGACTACGTTTGCTAAAATAAACCACCAGCTTCCCCCATGTATCTGCATTCACCAAGATAAAACAACTCTTGGGCTAAACGAAAAACTCAACGGTTAAGAGGAGTTGCACCATCCTTACCTAATCGGGTCAAATACCTCGCCCCCAACCTCTTTCATATATAGTTTGGGGCAATCTTTAGCACGAACAAAGGCCGGACTCGTTCTACTACTCCACATTGTTACGACATAACAAAATCATCCCCAAAAAGAATGTATAGAAACAAGCAGGCTTATAAAAGCAGCCAAGCAACATATCATTTGATTTGCTGACAGAATAAAAAATGTGGTTCAAAAAGCTCCTAACATCAATAGGATCAATAACACCTCTCTTTACCAATCTAATACCTAAAATCCAAAATTCCATAGTTCAATTGCATAAACAGTAGATTTTTGGATTACAAAAGGCAGTCCTACAAAGACTGGAAGCAACAGAGATGTCTCTCTCACGATGGAGAAAAAAGATGCTGCATTCTAGAGCTGACATGTATGCATGATAACCATGGATACTTACCTAGACAGAGTGCTCCGAGTGCAACACTTGCAGCCAACCAACAATAATAGCCTGAAAATTTTGGAAGCGGTAATTCAGCTTATGATTGCATTTTCAGCAAAATAAAGACACCAATTTACAAAATCTGCATCTGGCACCGTGACAGCAGCTTGTAACTCTACTATATTAACAAAATCCTTCCTATCCATACCCTCAAAAACCTACAGTTCTATGTAGAAGAATTCTAATATTTGCTTTGGAGTGCTGTTCTGATTCATATCAAGGCAATTTGGTTGTCAAGAAATTCACCGTTGCAAATCTCGCCTATATTGTCACACACCGACACAAGGGGATTTAAAGGTAGACGACTCACCAATTTCCATTTCACCGCACATTTTAGTATCGATTATAAGATTTCCCGAAGTCACGCCTGTGACGCTGGAAATCATCACAACTGTCATGGGGCCTATTAGAAGGATAACTGTCCATAGCATTTGGAAACCTGCCCCTCGAGTGCATACCAGGTCCAGAGTGATAAAGATTTCCGGAACTATCAAAGTCTGGGTAACTCGGTTGCTTATAACCAGTAAAATCAGATTCAGGAATGTGTTGACATGCTTCTTGCCTCCTCTGTTCATGTAACTGAAGAAACTCTTCCCACATATTTGCTTGTTCACCCTTCATTGTAGCTACTTTTCTCAAGAAATTATCTCTCATCTCTGTAACAGCCTAAAAAATTGGAGGGGGAGGGGGCAATGGAGACTAATTACTACTTtgctaataattaaaaaacgGACTAGCCTAAAATGAATGAAGCAGCATTACATATTGAAATTCATGTGTTTGGAAAAAGATAATATGCAATTAATATTTTAGCTTAAGCGGCACTCAGGATATGCAATATGCACAAAATTAAGCTTGAAATGGCttcatttaaaaatatagaaGCATAACAAACCTCACGATGCTTGAAattttcatcatcttcttctttgtCCCGAAGTTTAGCAAGTTCCATTGCCTCCCTTTTATATTGCAACTCCAATTCCTCCAGTGTCTGGGGAAAGGATGGGTAGTCAAACTTACTTTCAGGCTGCATGTTAGATCCAGCTCTGTCAGCACTCCATCCATCCGCCCTGAAGCTGCTTCTATTCTGAGAATGGCCTTCATATGAATTAAAGGAGTTTCCTACGTAAGAAGGATGGGCTGGAGACTTGGAATGGCTTGATCGCCCTCTACCTCCATCACTACCATAAGCTTCACCAAAGGAAAGTAGTGTTTAGCACTTCCTTTCAAGATGTTTAACAATTCTTGCAGCTTTATCATGACACTATCTTAAACCCTCCTAGTGAATCCATCTGGGGCAAACGAGACTTGGGAgtctttgataaaaaaaaaatcttttggGAGACCCATCCTTTTTCAATTCAGAACCACCACGTAAGTAATATCACAATCGAACATAACGCTTGAGCCTAAGAACTTACCTCTTGCTGCAAAAAAGATTAGAAAAACAAGCAACATTACTGAAAACGATGGACCAGACAAATATGAAGCTTAGAAAAGACTAGAAGTGAATACTAAAATATTAAACTGTCCAAATTCTGCACCTACCATGGGGAGAAGCACTTGAGAGTTTTTGAAGATCTTCACGCACACGGTCTTCCATGCCTTTCTCTTGTCTGCCATACCTATGAGAGATATGTGCAGCACGGTGGGGGCTGGGGTTGGACTTTTGGGATCCAGACCGTCCCAGCCGAGAGATAACGGGACTTCTACGTTCAAATGACCTGGACTGCGAAATTGGAGAGCTTGAAGAACCTTTACGCTCGCCATCTTCTGGATATTTATGAACACCCTTACTATCAGCCTCTTCCCTAATCTTATGAACAGCATCAACGCCTTTCTTCAGGATCAACCTATCCTTGCCACTTACAATTATGAACTTCTCCTGAATTTGGATTTTACATCCAATATCTTTCTCAATTTTGTTTACTACATCTTCTGAGAACAAAGCTTTCACGTGAGGATCTCTTGCAGGCACCCTTTCAAAGAAGTCTTGCGACTTACGATTAGCTCCAAGAGTAGATGGGCAACCCTAAAACACTATTTATTAGAAACTGTAATAATAAAATGAGAGTGGTTTCAATAAATAAGCAAAGCACATAACAAAAGTTCACGTGAAGGATGCAAGAGCTAGGTTTAGTGACATGCATCCAATTGATTAAATTCTAAGAAAGACTGATCCAGATTTTAAAGATTAAGGAGATCcatttttcaattaaatttgaGAATTGACAGAATATATTAAAGTAGAGGAAGGTACTGAAGTGACCAAAAGAAgaacccctctctctctcacacacacatacataaaCAATGATGCAGTCGACTAATATTGCAAGAAATGTACCTGAGTAAAGTGACCTGATTCACCACATATTTTGCAAatcatttcttcttctttcctcttCTTCCAATTCCTCTCTGTAGCCTTAGATTTGGCTTCCCAAACCTTTGCTTCTCGGCTAGTAAAATCTGTTGGGACAGCATTAGGATCACGAGTTTGCTCCTCTTCATCAGAACCTGCATGTGACCTTTTGCTTGTTTTTTCTGGTTCAT
The sequence above is drawn from the Salvia miltiorrhiza cultivar Shanhuang (shh) unplaced genomic scaffold, IMPLAD_Smil_shh original_scaffold_386, whole genome shotgun sequence genome and encodes:
- the LOC131004368 gene encoding uncharacterized protein LOC131004368, producing the protein MGSREELDVDDDFNEIYKAYTGPMGSNAPNEPEKTSKRSHAGSDEEEQTRDPNAVPTDFTSREAKVWEAKSKATERNWKKRKEEEMICKICGESGHFTQGCPSTLGANRKSQDFFERVPARDPHVKALFSEDVVNKIEKDIGCKIQIQEKFIIVSGKDRLILKKGVDAVHKIREEADSKGVHKYPEDGERKGSSSSPISQSRSFERRSPVISRLGRSGSQKSNPSPHRAAHISHRYGRQEKGMEDRVREDLQKLSSASPHAYGSDGGRGRSSHSKSPAHPSYVGNSFNSYEGHSQNRSSFRADGWSADRAGSNMQPESKFDYPSFPQTLEELELQYKREAMELAKLRDKEEDDENFKHREAVTEMRDNFLRKVATMKGEQANMWEEFLQLHEQRRQEACQHIPESDFTGYKQPSYPDFDSSGNLYHSGPGMHSRGRFPNAMDSYPSNRPHDSCDDFQRHRRDFGKSYNRY